TGGAAGGTAATGCGCAGGTGGTGATCAAGGCAGTCTAATGTGCAGAGGAAAATTGGGATTGGCATGGTCAGATGAAGAGGTCGATAAAGTGAGGCTAGATTGGGATATAAATTTTGTACATAAAGAGGATAATGCGGTGGCTGATTTGTTGACTCAGAGTCTTGTTCTGATTGAAAAACTCTGTAATAGTCGGTTGGATTCAAGTGCAATAAAAAGCCtgctcaatttttctttttttttttaaaaaaaaaacactactgATGACCTTTTTCCAATATGAGATGTGTATTTTTGCAGCTGGTTGCTTTGGTATTGTCATGGtcattttcttttcgttttttaTAAACAAGTTATGAATATAGAACTAAAAAGTTGTGGTTAACgttaaattgaattaaaatattagatatATTGGCCCAATAATGCAATCAGCTTTTAGCATAGTACTACACAAGTTAATGGAAACGAAAAGTGAAACCATCCTAACCACAACACGTTTTATTAAAGATTAAAATGACACCTTCTGGGAAAATCCATCCAACAAAAAGGTTAGATGGAAATTAAtcgaaaatatttatttgcacATTACAAGGATACGTCACACGATATGCGTCATTTACTATCATAATCGTTCCTATACTAGTCTTTAACTCAAGtcttaattactatattaaattAAGTTTACAAATGAcacattatatttttcttaaaatttatggGTCTTGAAGAAATTCATAGGCTTAACTCATTTCATAAAACTGATTTTATAATAGatgatttctcattttttataaatatatccagATTCTTGTCCACAAGCAACATGATGTGAGATATCTTTTTTAACACATTTCCTCACGTGCAAGTCAGTATTTTTCCTGATCCTTGTCACGAGATAGAAAGTGTGGGCTCTCATTTGCCATTTGTCATGTGGTTAGCTTTAATATCATGAAAGAATTTATGAatctaactcatctcataaaaccaGTTTAAAGAGAGAGATTTACTCCAATCTTATAAATATGTCCAAAACCTTATTGACAGATaatgttagatttatttatcaataatatttcttcatagtATCAGATTCTGTCACATGATGAATAGGGCCTGCACTACTTACTTCatgataaagataaaaaaaaatattaacatgcACGTGAGAAAGGGTATTGAAGAATAAAAAACACATTACCTATAAATAAAGTTTGTGGAATATTTATAAGATTGAAACAAATCTcttgaattaattttatgaaatgaattaggtttataaatttttttaaatttaaaaaaataaaaaataaaaccacataaatatttatgttctgACGTTGCAACCCATgtgctaattaatataagattaataaaaaatttcttaattattgagaaagaaaaagaagatcgAAGAAGAAATACCTACGCCAAGCCAAATCACTCTCACCAGAACCACAAGTTTCCTCATATATTCGCACCTCGAAATGcatgaaataattgaaaattaaacaCTACAAACAATGCAACGAAGTTTCATTGGAAACTCCTAAATATGCTAAAACTAGGACAACAACATCATTAACTCACCAAACATTAAAAGCCAGCTAATGTGTCGGTTATCTTGTGCTTATTTCCGAATCCACCGACCATCCAACTTAATTACCTGTTCACACCACACGTGGGCCTCATCTGTACCCACACATCACCCTGAGGTTTGCAGAAAATGCACCACGTGCACTCAGCTTATAATTAGTACCTtgtgagaaggaaaaaaaaaaaaaattaaaggtggGATATCCTATAGATGCCATGGCACACGTGTGGTGTCGGGATGTCGACTCTACGTACCTAGGTCTCTAGCAATTGTGAACCTGTGATACGTCGGTTCTGATGTGTTTAGGGCTTCGTGGTTGTTTCTTGTTGGATAGGCGGCCATTGATTTACTGCAACAGTATAGCATATTCCAATTCTTTTTGCTTTTCACTTtcgataaattattgaattcattatcgttttttttattaatttcattCGATGAATTAATGCTCATATATCGTAATATCAAGAATCATGATAGCATTTTCTCCAAATTGAAGAACAGTAAAGAAAACGAAGGTAGAATATTTTTAAGTGGCCGTCGGTTATAatttgaaagagagagaaaacaaaaagatgttaatattttaataatattttatttaaatatgttttttaattcgttatcttttgataaaatttttaaaaaaattaagatgaaGAGCCAATTAACCATTTTACAACTAAAAATTCCTTTTGTCTAATTTATAGTAAGAAAActgttaaaaataaattcataaattgatatagttttataaaatctattagatctattttataataaaaataattttataatttgacgtatcacattaaatcaaattaatttataaatttatttttatataatctttttatatctaAAGTATATCCCTTATAATAATTCCGATCCTCGACTTGAGAACTTTGACTGTGCCTATTTATATCGATTAATataatcaaaatttttcaactatttaaGTTCAATTTGATGATCCTCAAGAGTTAAAAAAGAAACACGAAAAATAATACTCGAATGATCGACCGATTTGATTATAAGACGTTCTTATTAAGCATTGCATGAATTGAAGAAGCATGTACAGCCAAATGCAAAAAACAATGATATATATGGAGCATTATAAATATAACCGTAGATTTAGGCGGATAACACGGTATCTCTTTTGATTAAGAAAGTTTATCTATCCTTTATAACTTCTCTTTTTCgattacttttttaactttttatgactacaaaatcaataaataaaaataagtagcTTTGGACCGTCTCTCTATTTTAATACGCTTAAGAACAATAAGATCAGagagtaaaaagtaaaatatataagatttatttatagtttgacaacatatatatgttaattgagGTGTACAAGGATACAATATTATGACCATTGTACTTgaaattcttaattaattaagataaagTTAGGAAATGTAGAGATCCGATTGTACATACATGACtactttattataaattaggTTGCTTTGGGAAAAGAATTAATTGTTATATAAGTTGTTGgataaattattgcattttgctATATGTCCTCCAAAATGACCTACTTTTCAATCAATTTCAAGGAAGCGACAATTATGCAAagagttattctatttataagatgatgttgataatatataataaaatatttatatgatataatttaatttaatttaaaagataaattttaaattttaaattttataaacaaatttttatcaTGTAAATGACCTGCTGGATGTTGTCTGATCCACTAATTACCATATGCAGTGCATATTTAGAGTTATGgtagaaaatattacttttaacttaagATTTATAGGTTAGAGCTTAATACAATAagctctattattaaaaaactttttattgTTTGGGATTTGTATGTCTAAAGcacttttaaacatattaaatttgtttagaaaaaaaatttaaaaagtacttttgaCATAAAAATGACATATAAAAGGgcatatacttgataaaaataaaatattataataaaataataacaaaaataatctaatagatttttcaataattataatgaaaaaaaaatcttttcaaTGATGTATAAATGATaggagaagaatgaaaaatactGATGGACAGAGTTTTAAGTAGATTAtacgaaaataataaaaaatatagattagcAAAATTATCATTGTGCTAAAATAATGAGGGtcattttgtaatgtatatagCACGGTAAAATATAGATTACTTTTTCTAAAGTGCTTCTGACAAAAAGTATCACTTTGgtgtttttattaaaatgtaattttttttgttttttcttgatttagatgtactttaatataaaactatcaaataaataaattttattatttaagcaCTTTATACCATTCTATCGTACTTTTTAGACCTCCCACCACAATCTCCCGCAAAATATATTTACGTTGGATAAGCATTGTTTATGTATGTGaaatcttcttttttattatattttatttcgcTTTACAgttcttttataatatttcttacaatagcatttttttaaaggaataaagaaagattaaacaaataaatatttaattgataTAGATAAATGATAGATAAACAGATGTAAagtacatataaaatattattaattaaaaaaaagataaagtgACTTTTAATTAACTATTTAAGATAAAGCTTTAAGTAAACCATTGGTAAAAGCCTACCTCTCCCATATGCGCATGCAAACGAAATTAGGTTTCTTTTCTCTCGAATTTTTAGGTAAAGTTATTAAAAGGGCCAtttttaatcctaatttcgttCTTAGCTTGTGTGGTTGGGTGATCAGTATAAGGTTAGGATTTAAGTCGACATGGCCAGAGATGAAATTTATGTTCCTCAAGTTTGGTATCCCTATATCTTTGGTAAACTTGTGTGGTTGTatagtgagataagataagattattttagatgaaattaaaagttaaataaaatattattataatattatttttttaatattattattattttaaaatttaaaaaaattaaattatttattatattttatataaaattttaaaaaagaattataataataaaattagatgttatgaaataaaataaaagaattttactattcaaacaGAGCCATCACGTTTAGATAATGAaatgaatttagatatttttgtaaatagtaatgaaaaaataataataaaatattaattaaaaataaataaataataataaaatattatgatacCAATCCCTTATAACTTTTAACTTAATTCTTCATGAGCAAGCGTCTAAACGCTCTTGATGAGTCGTCATGTTCTCCCAAGCAATGATGCATTGACTTCTCctccttttttatttctcttatatatatatatatataaatacgaaCATTATCCAAATGGAAATGCTTATTTTATAGATGGTAGCCACcgattctcttttttttttttttttttttttcttacttaattgtaaatatttttttgatgaatttctaagttttttaataaattttaaaaaatatttaagaaaaaaaaaaacctaatcgGTGGATCTTACGGTGGACTCCGTCCTGTGAGTAGCACCACCCCCTTATCCAAATGACAAAAGAGAAAACAGGATACATTGAACAGTGGATAACATCTAAAACCTATAGAAAGTGACAAAAAGCAGTAAGTTTCCATCCCGCAAGGGGTGATTGTCAGATTGGTgagtaaaatgatttgaaagTTCAGCGTTGAACAGAATAATTTTATCAGAGATATCCCCATCCAGTACACGTTGAGCATTGATTAGGTATTAGGTTGCATCGAATAAATATTAAGTTAAAAGAGTCGGCTCACTTTCAATTCTCCAAAATGATTATGgcatatttgttttaattttatttaaaacaaaaaacaaaaaccaatacCATGAAAAGTTGAGAACCAGTACATTGGGCCTTGAGTCAATGGTAGGTAGTAGATGCAGTAGACAAGAAGTAGATTTGGGATGTGGTGGGGACATACGAAGAAGAAAAGTAGTAATAGAAATGGCAGCCAGGAGGCTATTAATTGCACCTGCATAGCGCCTTGAGCGTTGAAAGCAGCAGGTGGTTGAATTAGGATCCCTTATCCTATATTGCTAGGGTTGCAGTTAATAGGGTAGACCGTAGATGAGTGAGATTTAATGAAGACGATCTCCATTTCAAGACAACCAACTATATTCTTTAGGAATAGCCAACTCAGGGGGATGCCCTTTGTTCAGTTGGCAAGTCGCACTCGGCTCTCTTAATTGGCAGGCTAACAACAACTAACAAGAGACTAGCGCCAacttattttatgtaattatagattatttatgtaaatataaaatgggaatattaattattatgaaaATGATCTGATTATTACTCCAAAGAGCTAAAGAATGCCACGTGGCCGAGATCAACGTTAGGTGAAGGAGCAAACGAATGCATTCCACATGGGGAGACTGCTACCTCTCTAGACAGGAGACTGCTACCTCTCTGAACTGGCCGACGAGAAGAGACTGTTAATGTCTTCTTCTGTGCTTTGAGATGACGGGCGAAGACGGCGGTGCTTTTTGTACAAATTGAGGGAAGACTACGTGGGACCCAACACGCGGGTGGACCTCCCAGAATTTCTGTGGGTGTAATTAAGAGTGGGTTCCActtaaagaatttttattttctttttctttttttatttcttgggaGAGGCCATCGATATATCTTGTCTTTTTGTGTGCGGTCGCAACTATAAATGGGCCATGCTGCGGGTAAATTTTTCTGGCACCATACTTTCGCACTCTCCCTCTCTTTAGCCTTTGCTTTCTGAACGCAGACTGTCTCTGTTCATTCCTCGTCTTCGCAGTTCTCTCCTTCTGCTTTTCTTATAACTCATATTCGAAGCACGAGTGCTCTGTACCCTTCATATTACCTAGCTGTCTCGTACTCTGTTTTCCTCTTATCTCGGGTTTGAAGTTGTTTCTGCTCTTCCCCATAATTTTTTCTCCAATCTGCTTATTCTGTTTTCGGTATTCGTAGTCTTGGTTTGGTCTTCTTTGGAAGAGAAAGAAACGTATTGGTTTGGccaaaaagttttaaaagctgtaaAGATGACGAAACAGAATGTGCTAGCCTCTGATACCAAATCTCGTGTCAACCTGGCAATTACTATGGGCATGTCGGAACAGTCAATTTTCACCGCAGCAACGGCCGGCGGATACATTTCCATTTCAACGCCGAAGAAGTTTCCTAAGAAGTATCTGAAGAACCTTGAGATCTGTAGGGAAGGAAGAATAAGTGCTTGGGTTGACTCGATGAGAGCTTGTTCTCCTACCCGTATCAGAACCGCGCCTCCTTTGGCCGACCATGACCAGAGTTCCTGGATTGTGAGTCATAACATTTCTCAACGAAAaaagcttttttcttttccctttttcccttttttggtGGTTGTGTTAGGTTTCAGAATGATGAATCTGATTATTGCTGTATTGTTATTCGAAAACAGGATCACCATCCATCAGCCTTGGACATGTTTGAGCAAATCATTGATGCCTCAAAGGGAAAGCAGATAGTAATGTTTCTGGACTATGACGGCACACTCTCTCCGATAGTCGATGACCCGGATCGAGCTTTCATGTCTGATGCGGTTAGTTCTCCTCATCTTCCTCGCTGGATTCATCTTAATTTTATATGCCCACAActttcaaaagtgattaaaCTATGTCTTCTTTCTTCGTACAACTCAGATGAGAAAGACGGTGAGAAAACTTGCGGCCTGTTTTCCCACTGCCATTGTGAGTGGGAGGTGCAGAGATAAGGTACATTTTTCAagaagtttgattcttttattttcttgtagcCATACTATTTCGATTGTTTAGGtttaaattactttttcttCTAAAGATAAGTCGATAGCTTTTGAGTTAAagaagctttgttgttttataaTCTGCAGGTGTATAGTTTCGTACGATTAGCAGAGTTGTACTATGCCGGAAGCCATGGCATGGACATTAAAGGACCGGCAAAAGGCTCCAAATACAAGAAAGTGAGTGAGCTGAAGCTATTTTTGTACTTCCTCTGATATCTTATAATCTCCATACTTTTTGTCCaaatgaggaaaaagaaaaaaaagaagaagatgcgaattgaatttttctaacaattttctatatttcataTTTACGCTCTACAGGGTAGTGCTCGTGGTGTTCAGTTCCAAGCCGCGAGTAAATTTCTTCCGATGATCGACGaggtttattttctttgcaaATCTCACATATATGATTATATGGGTACAACCCTACAAGGAACAGAATGAAGAGGAGTTAGCTGATCATTTGAAACATGAATTCTCAGGTTTACAAGCAGTTGGTGGAGAAAACTAAAGCAACTCCGGGGGCTCAAGTGGAGCACAACAAGTTCTGTGTCTCTGTTCATTTTCGACGTGTTGAGgaaaaggtatatatatattacgaaAGTCACAATCACAATACTATTGCCATGGTCGTTTTTAGTACATGTTTTGTCTACGTACATGATCATCTTACTTAATATGTACGTGAAAATACAGAAATGGAATGAACTGGCCCAACAAGTTAGATCGGTACTGAAAGGGTACCCAAAGCTTCGACTTACTCAAGGAAGAAAGGTATGAGAGACGGCTCT
The genomic region above belongs to Carya illinoinensis cultivar Pawnee chromosome 4, C.illinoinensisPawnee_v1, whole genome shotgun sequence and contains:
- the LOC122306852 gene encoding probable trehalose-phosphate phosphatase H → MTKQNVLASDTKSRVNLAITMGMSEQSIFTAATAGGYISISTPKKFPKKYLKNLEICREGRISAWVDSMRACSPTRIRTAPPLADHDQSSWIDHHPSALDMFEQIIDASKGKQIVMFLDYDGTLSPIVDDPDRAFMSDAMRKTVRKLAACFPTAIVSGRCRDKVYSFVRLAELYYAGSHGMDIKGPAKGSKYKKGSARGVQFQAASKFLPMIDEVYKQLVEKTKATPGAQVEHNKFCVSVHFRRVEEKKWNELAQQVRSVLKGYPKLRLTQGRKVLEIRPTIKWDKGKALEFLLESLGFANCTDVFPVYIGDDRTDEDAFKMLREKGQGFGILVSKFPKETSASYFLREPDEVMDFLKRLVQWKRPSVRARF